From a region of the Hymenobacter jejuensis genome:
- a CDS encoding allantoate amidohydrolase, giving the protein METYQTRAARIMQRINTLAGISEDAHGVTRTFGTAAFLAGRDLVQTWMEAAGLAVRTDGIGNLRARLVSQNPQAKTFVLASHIDTVVNAGKFDGPLGVLLGLDLLETLVKQQVNLPFHVELIAFSDEEGVRFHTTYLGSKVVAGSFDRSLLEKKDAAGISLAQAIAAMGGNTQSLANEAIASHDWLGYFEAHIEQGPVLYERNIPVALVTAIAGQQRVELTWQGMAGHAGTVPMDMRQDALAGAAEFVLAAEQFALARKTEVVATVGKLGVSNSASNVIPGEVTCSLDLRSADAGQLAAAYEALREQAEAIAHRRNLGLSWNLIQQTAPVACDAEMNKLLAEAIAASGYEVVSLVSGAGHDAVPISAVSPATMLFIRCFKGISHNPLEDVELDDLAAALAVADRFLTLLFTQFQTH; this is encoded by the coding sequence GTGGAAACATACCAAACCCGCGCTGCCCGTATCATGCAGCGTATCAATACATTAGCAGGCATTAGCGAGGACGCGCACGGCGTCACGCGCACGTTCGGCACGGCGGCATTTTTGGCTGGTCGCGACTTGGTGCAAACGTGGATGGAAGCAGCCGGCTTGGCGGTGCGCACCGACGGCATCGGCAACCTGCGTGCCCGGTTGGTGAGCCAGAACCCACAGGCCAAAACCTTCGTGCTGGCCTCGCACATCGATACCGTCGTGAACGCCGGCAAATTCGACGGGCCGTTGGGCGTATTGCTAGGACTTGATCTGCTAGAAACACTTGTTAAGCAACAAGTTAACTTACCATTTCACGTTGAACTAATTGCCTTCAGCGACGAGGAAGGCGTGCGCTTTCACACCACCTACTTGGGCAGCAAAGTAGTTGCTGGTTCTTTCGATCGGAGCCTGCTGGAAAAGAAGGATGCGGCTGGCATTTCCTTGGCGCAAGCCATCGCGGCGATGGGCGGCAATACGCAATCGCTTGCTAATGAAGCAATTGCATCCCACGACTGGCTGGGCTACTTCGAAGCGCACATCGAGCAGGGGCCGGTGCTGTACGAGCGCAACATCCCGGTGGCGCTGGTGACGGCCATTGCGGGGCAGCAGCGCGTGGAACTGACGTGGCAAGGCATGGCGGGCCACGCCGGAACCGTGCCAATGGACATGCGCCAGGACGCGCTGGCCGGCGCCGCGGAGTTTGTGCTGGCGGCGGAGCAGTTTGCTTTGGCTCGCAAAACCGAGGTTGTGGCTACCGTGGGCAAGCTTGGCGTCAGCAACTCCGCTAGCAATGTGATTCCGGGCGAGGTAACGTGCAGCCTCGACCTGCGCAGCGCAGACGCCGGGCAGCTGGCCGCAGCTTACGAGGCATTGCGCGAGCAAGCCGAGGCCATTGCGCATCGGCGAAATCTTGGCCTAAGCTGGAACCTGATTCAGCAAACTGCGCCCGTTGCCTGCGATGCCGAAATGAATAAATTGCTCGCCGAAGCCATTGCCGCATCCGGCTACGAGGTCGTGTCGCTGGTTAGCGGGGCGGGCCACGATGCCGTCCCGATTTCGGCGGTTTCGCCGGCTACTATGCTCTTTATCAGGTGCTTTAAAGGCATCAGCCACAACCCGTTGGAAGACGTGGAATTGGATGATCTGGCCGCCGCCCTTGCCGTAGCCGACCGTTTTCTGACCCTTCTTTTTACCCAATTCCAAACCCATTAG
- the allB gene encoding allantoinase AllB — MFDLAIKSNKTVTPQGVRPALVLLKNGQIADVAPPDTAVDCPVIDAHDLALLPGVIDPHVHINEPGRTDWEGFDTATKAALAGGLTTLVDMPLNSSPVTTSVANFEAKLQATHNQLHTNCGFWGGIVPGNAAEVEGLIARGVLGFKAFLTHSGIDEFPNATEADLRQVMPILARHQLPLLVHCELTTDDAEWKKHDQRSYQNYLASRPKSWEDEAVALMIRLCEEYNCPTHIVHLSSANSIAPLAAAKAKGLPLTVETGQHYLFFTAEEIKEGQTQFKCAPPIREKANNDQLWAALQEGIIDFVATDHSPAPPALKQIETGDFTTAWGGIASLQLALPVLWTAAQPRGATVQDLAKWLSTNPAKLIGQAHKKGKIAKGYDADLVVVDLEKSFRVSEDLIQHKHKVSPYLGRELRGVVEQTFLKGQLVYQRPTFTHLNQGEILTR, encoded by the coding sequence ATGTTCGATTTAGCGATAAAAAGTAATAAAACCGTCACGCCACAGGGTGTTCGGCCGGCGCTGGTGCTGCTAAAAAACGGGCAAATTGCCGACGTAGCGCCGCCCGATACTGCCGTCGACTGCCCCGTGATCGACGCGCACGACCTGGCGCTGCTGCCCGGCGTGATCGACCCGCACGTGCACATCAACGAGCCCGGCCGCACCGACTGGGAGGGCTTCGACACGGCCACCAAAGCCGCCTTGGCCGGTGGCCTCACCACGCTCGTGGACATGCCGCTGAACTCGTCGCCCGTCACGACATCGGTGGCGAATTTCGAAGCCAAACTACAAGCAACTCATAATCAACTACATACCAACTGCGGCTTTTGGGGCGGCATTGTACCCGGCAACGCGGCCGAGGTCGAAGGGCTGATTGCGCGGGGCGTGCTGGGCTTCAAAGCTTTCCTGACGCACTCGGGCATCGACGAATTTCCGAACGCCACCGAAGCCGATCTGCGCCAGGTGATGCCCATTCTGGCGCGGCACCAACTGCCGCTCTTGGTGCACTGCGAGCTAACCACCGACGACGCCGAGTGGAAAAAACACGACCAGCGCTCGTACCAGAATTACCTTGCCTCGCGGCCCAAAAGCTGGGAAGACGAAGCCGTGGCGCTCATGATTCGGCTGTGCGAGGAGTACAATTGCCCGACGCACATTGTGCATCTGTCGTCGGCCAACTCCATTGCGCCCCTTGCGGCGGCCAAGGCGAAAGGCCTGCCCTTGACGGTGGAAACGGGCCAGCATTACCTGTTTTTCACCGCCGAAGAAATAAAGGAGGGCCAGACGCAGTTTAAGTGCGCCCCGCCCATCCGCGAAAAGGCCAACAACGACCAGCTGTGGGCCGCGCTGCAAGAGGGAATTATTGACTTCGTGGCCACCGACCACTCGCCGGCGCCGCCCGCACTCAAGCAAATTGAAACCGGTGATTTTACCACGGCCTGGGGCGGCATCGCGTCGTTGCAGCTGGCCTTGCCGGTGCTCTGGACGGCGGCGCAGCCGCGGGGCGCTACCGTGCAGGACTTAGCCAAGTGGCTGAGTACCAACCCTGCCAAGCTGATTGGGCAGGCGCACAAGAAGGGTAAGATCGCGAAAGGGTACGACGCCGATTTGGTGGTGGTAGATCTGGAAAAGTCCTTCCGCGTGAGTGAGGATTTGATCCAGCACAAACACAAAGTGTCGCCTTATCTTGGCCGGGAGCTGCGGGGTGTAGTCGAACAAACCTTTCTGAAAGGACAGCTTGTGTACCAGCGACCGACATTCACGCACCTAAATCAAGGCGAAATCTTAACCCGATAG